The following coding sequences are from one Oceanimonas doudoroffii window:
- a CDS encoding D-cysteine desulfhydrase codes for MHLARYPRLHFAHLATPLEPMHQLTKLLDGPNLWIKRDDCTGLAGGGNKTRKLEFLMADALEQGADTIITQGATQSNHARQTVAIATKLGLECHILLEDRTGAEDADYNYNGNVMLDQLFGGLLRKYPGGTDMNAAMAELAAELKAAGKKPYIVPGGGSNEIGALGYVNCALELLGQANDAGLRIDHLVHATGSAGTQAGLVTGLSGSNSGIPVLGIGVRVAREQQEANVFRLAERTAEKLGIPGAVKREDVVANCDYVGEGYGIPAPSTLEAIQLFARHEGILLDPVYSGKGAAGLIDLIRKGHFKKGENVVFLHTGGAQALFGYRDAFDFPKYY; via the coding sequence ATGCATCTAGCTCGTTATCCCCGTCTGCACTTTGCTCATCTGGCCACGCCGCTGGAGCCGATGCATCAACTGACCAAACTGCTGGATGGTCCGAACCTGTGGATCAAACGTGATGATTGTACCGGCCTCGCCGGCGGTGGCAACAAGACCCGCAAGCTGGAATTTCTGATGGCCGATGCCCTCGAGCAGGGTGCCGACACCATCATCACTCAGGGTGCCACCCAGTCCAACCACGCCCGCCAGACCGTGGCCATCGCCACCAAGCTGGGCCTGGAATGCCACATTCTGCTGGAAGATCGTACCGGTGCCGAAGACGCCGATTACAACTACAACGGCAACGTCATGCTGGATCAGCTGTTTGGTGGCCTGCTGCGTAAATACCCTGGTGGTACCGACATGAACGCCGCCATGGCGGAACTGGCCGCCGAGCTGAAGGCCGCCGGTAAAAAGCCCTATATCGTGCCCGGTGGTGGCTCCAACGAGATTGGCGCCCTGGGTTATGTGAACTGTGCCCTGGAACTGCTGGGCCAGGCCAATGATGCCGGCCTGCGCATCGATCACCTGGTGCACGCCACCGGCTCTGCCGGTACCCAGGCCGGCCTGGTGACCGGCCTGTCCGGCAGCAACAGCGGCATTCCGGTGCTGGGCATCGGCGTGCGGGTAGCCCGCGAGCAGCAAGAGGCCAATGTGTTCCGTCTGGCCGAGCGCACCGCCGAGAAGCTGGGCATTCCCGGTGCCGTCAAGCGTGAAGACGTGGTCGCCAACTGCGACTACGTGGGCGAAGGCTACGGCATTCCCGCCCCCAGCACCCTGGAAGCCATTCAGTTGTTTGCCCGCCACGAAGGCATTCTGCTGGACCCGGTGTATTCCGGTAAGGGTGCCGCCGGCCTGATCGACCTGATCCGCAAGGGCCACTTCAAGAAAGGCGAAAACGTGGTGTTCCTGCACACCGGCGGCGCCCAGGCGCTGTTCGGCTACCGGGACGCCTTTGATTTTCCCAAGTACTACTGA